Part of the Candidatus Eremiobacteraceae bacterium genome, CTCCTGCTTGCGGCCGTCAGAAACGCTGAGATAGCTTTGTCCGGGGGAATCCGCCACCGTACACGCAGAACCACGGGTGGGAGGGTTCGCATGTCTTTGGCCGCCCCGTCGAATCCAGGCGCCGACACCCACGTCTTTCGTTACGCGGAGCGCATGGGCCGCCTCAAAGCCAGCGCCATCCGTGAGATCCTCAAGGTCACCGAGCTGCCCGACGTCATCTCGTTCGCGGGCGGCCTTCCCGCACCCGAATTGTTCCCGGTCCGCGAATTCGCGCGCGCCTGCCAAGAGGTTCTCGATACCGACGGCGCCGCGGCGATGCAGTACAGCGTGACCGAAGGCTACACGCCGCTGCGCCAATGGATCTGCGACTATCTGCGCGCGAGCATCTCGATCGAGTGCGAACCGCATCAGGTGCTCATCATCAGCGGCTCGCAGCAAGGTCTCGACCTCATCGGCAAAGTGCTGCTCGACCCGGGCGATTACGTCGTCATCGAGAATCCCGCTTATCTCGGCGCGATCCAAGCCTTCGACGCGTATCAAGCGCGCTATCTGAACGTCGCCTCCGACGATGACGGCATGCGCACCGAGGATCTCGACCGGCTGCTGCGCCAAGCGCCGGCAAAGCCCAAGCTCGTCTATCTCGTGCCCAATTTCGAGAACCCGACCGGCGTCACGCTGAGCTTGCGCCGCCGTCACGAGCTGATCCAGATCTGCGCGGAGCACGGCATCCCGATCTTCGAAGACGATCCGTACGGACGCTTGCGCTACTCCGGCGAGGCCTTGCCGTCGATCATGGCGCTTGCCAGAGGCCGCAATACGATCTACATGAGCACGGTCAGCAAGATCATCGCCCCCGGCATGCGCGTCGCGTGGCTCGTGCTGCCCGATGCCGGATTGTACGAGCGCGTCGTGCCCGCCAAGCAGGCGGCCGACTTGCATACGTCCAGCTTCACGCAGCGCGCGGTCTATGCGTACGCGCGCGTGCCCGGGCAGGTCGAGCGCCATATCGCCGAGATGCTGCCGGTCTACCGGCGCCGCCGCGACCTCATGCTTGAGACGCTCGCGCGGGCGATGCCCGCGGGCTCGTCGTGGACGCATCCTGACGGCGGTCTTTTCTTGTGGGCGCGCGTGCCGGCGGGCGTCGACACGCAAGAACTGCTCACGCATGCGGCGGAGAAGAAAGTCGCCTTCGTGCCCGGAGCGCCGTTCTGGGTGAACGTAGACGTGCGCAACACCATG contains:
- a CDS encoding PLP-dependent aminotransferase family protein translates to MSLAAPSNPGADTHVFRYAERMGRLKASAIREILKVTELPDVISFAGGLPAPELFPVREFARACQEVLDTDGAAAMQYSVTEGYTPLRQWICDYLRASISIECEPHQVLIISGSQQGLDLIGKVLLDPGDYVVIENPAYLGAIQAFDAYQARYLNVASDDDGMRTEDLDRLLRQAPAKPKLVYLVPNFENPTGVTLSLRRRHELIQICAEHGIPIFEDDPYGRLRYSGEALPSIMALARGRNTIYMSTVSKIIAPGMRVAWLVLPDAGLYERVVPAKQAADLHTSSFTQRAVYAYARVPGQVERHIAEMLPVYRRRRDLMLETLARAMPAGSSWTHPDGGLFLWARVPAGVDTQELLTHAAEKKVAFVPGAPFWVNVDVRNTMRLNFSNASEDALVTGIERLGDLVKTHLAKR